In Micromonospora sp. NBC_01813, the following are encoded in one genomic region:
- a CDS encoding FtsX-like permease family protein has product MSAVIRRLTAYAGHFALLAVLGLVAAAMVTAVPRAANETVDRALRSHLSALPHLARDLVLTEQPNSVPGPGIGTSAVGSAAGQTRTASQRDGLPRPIPELIGPAWYAAAIGPDGIDARGDAPPFVRNPPPAFGLRAQTGVREASRLVEGVWPASPDGTGGSAAPTQIVISRQAADALSLRVGDVLRISGGVGDDTARLELVGLFEPLDAEDPVWDDLGYALAPLRPILDSDPWYVTAVTDWTGLDAAARTLGVVRYEWRYRIAADRVDATHIGPVGAAVAAARRTPPYGITVTNSLDTALADFDGQVHAAQALLAVVGTGLFACVFGLIGIAAGLQLRRRDDELSLLRARGASVPTLGRHALVESALVLPAAVAAGWLLGTAAPGRPGAAELPLLLLVAVITIAAVPTLVATRAALAAATMARRGGAQPGGGRTDLARRRPSPGRLTAEGAVLALAVLGLWLLRRRDLAAADTVDPYLVSVPVLLAVGAALITLRAMPWPLRGLDRLAGRTRGAVFFLGLARAGRGAPVTLGPLAVLVTAISVGLFSAVVATTITDTRDRVSDREVAGDAVLTGFGFAAGTGDELAALPGVAAVAPAVLATNRQVVAGVGGAAQELGQAQVLVVDMPAFAEVVEVSGVRVELPAALRDAVADPAGDTPVPAIVSPEVARLLAERSPEETTSVLVNVQGRRHSFSVAAVADGFPGLPVDARRFIVLPMQALIVPQYQPIVPERYLLAGTGFDAAAVVAAGDAGQRQRIADVTGGTPDDLPQPAVLTTWSAHREALERTGANGLLTLVFTLGTLGAVALALVTVGLAVLAGSTARGRTLSRLRTMGLSNRQGRLLLIYELVPVVGAAALAGGAVGVALPRLLGPALGLTAFTAGVSAPPRFDPLVIAGVLATVAAGLVAALMLDNLVHRNARLGRVLRVGGEDR; this is encoded by the coding sequence ATGAGTGCGGTCATCCGCCGGCTCACCGCGTACGCCGGTCACTTCGCGCTGCTGGCGGTGCTGGGGCTGGTCGCCGCGGCGATGGTGACGGCGGTGCCACGGGCCGCCAACGAGACCGTCGACCGGGCGCTACGTTCGCACCTGTCCGCACTGCCGCACCTGGCCCGTGACCTGGTCCTCACCGAACAGCCGAACAGCGTACCGGGGCCGGGCATCGGCACCTCGGCGGTCGGCTCCGCCGCCGGGCAGACCCGGACCGCCAGCCAGCGTGACGGGCTGCCTCGACCGATCCCGGAGCTGATCGGGCCCGCCTGGTACGCCGCCGCGATCGGCCCGGACGGGATCGACGCCCGTGGGGACGCACCGCCGTTCGTCCGCAACCCGCCGCCCGCGTTCGGGCTACGCGCCCAGACCGGGGTACGGGAGGCGTCGAGGCTGGTCGAGGGGGTCTGGCCGGCCTCACCGGACGGCACCGGTGGCTCCGCCGCACCGACCCAGATCGTCATTTCCCGGCAGGCGGCCGACGCGTTGTCCCTGCGGGTCGGGGACGTGCTGCGGATCTCCGGTGGCGTGGGCGACGACACGGCCCGGCTGGAGTTGGTCGGCCTGTTCGAGCCGCTGGACGCCGAGGACCCGGTCTGGGACGACCTCGGTTACGCGTTGGCACCGTTGCGGCCGATCCTCGACTCCGATCCCTGGTATGTGACGGCGGTGACCGACTGGACCGGGTTGGACGCCGCCGCGCGCACCCTGGGTGTCGTCCGGTACGAATGGCGGTACCGGATCGCGGCCGACCGGGTGGATGCCACGCACATCGGGCCGGTCGGCGCCGCCGTGGCCGCCGCCCGCCGTACCCCGCCGTACGGGATCACCGTGACCAACTCACTCGACACCGCGTTGGCCGACTTCGACGGACAGGTCCACGCCGCGCAGGCGTTGCTGGCCGTCGTCGGCACCGGGTTGTTCGCCTGCGTGTTCGGGCTGATCGGAATCGCCGCCGGGCTGCAGCTGCGCCGCCGCGACGACGAGTTGTCGTTGCTGCGGGCCCGGGGCGCGTCGGTGCCGACGCTCGGCCGGCACGCCCTCGTCGAATCCGCGCTGGTGCTACCCGCGGCGGTCGCCGCCGGCTGGCTGCTCGGCACGGCGGCACCGGGCCGCCCCGGTGCCGCCGAACTTCCGCTGCTGCTGCTCGTCGCGGTGATCACCATCGCGGCCGTACCGACGCTGGTGGCTACCCGGGCGGCGCTCGCGGCGGCCACCATGGCCCGGCGGGGCGGCGCGCAGCCGGGCGGCGGGCGCACCGATCTGGCCCGACGGCGGCCGTCGCCGGGCCGGCTCACCGCCGAGGGGGCGGTGCTGGCGCTGGCCGTACTCGGGCTGTGGCTGCTGCGCCGACGTGACCTCGCCGCCGCCGACACCGTCGACCCGTACCTGGTCTCGGTGCCGGTGCTGCTCGCGGTCGGCGCGGCGCTGATCACCCTGCGGGCGATGCCGTGGCCGCTGCGCGGGTTGGACCGACTCGCCGGGCGGACCCGTGGGGCGGTGTTCTTCCTCGGCCTGGCCCGCGCCGGACGTGGCGCACCGGTGACCCTCGGTCCGCTGGCCGTGCTGGTGACCGCGATCAGCGTCGGCCTGTTCAGCGCGGTGGTCGCGACGACCATCACCGACACCCGGGACCGGGTCAGTGACCGGGAGGTCGCCGGTGACGCGGTGCTCACCGGCTTCGGCTTCGCCGCCGGCACCGGGGACGAACTCGCCGCGCTGCCGGGGGTGGCGGCGGTCGCACCGGCGGTGCTGGCGACGAACCGGCAGGTGGTCGCCGGCGTCGGCGGCGCGGCTCAGGAGCTGGGTCAGGCCCAGGTGCTGGTGGTCGACATGCCGGCCTTCGCCGAGGTCGTCGAGGTCAGTGGGGTACGCGTCGAGTTGCCGGCCGCGCTGCGCGACGCCGTCGCCGACCCGGCCGGCGACACCCCGGTGCCGGCGATCGTCTCGCCCGAGGTCGCCCGGCTGCTGGCTGAGAGGTCACCGGAGGAGACGACGAGCGTACTGGTGAACGTGCAGGGCCGCCGGCACAGCTTCTCGGTGGCGGCCGTCGCGGACGGCTTCCCGGGGCTGCCGGTGGACGCCCGTAGGTTCATCGTGCTGCCGATGCAGGCGTTGATCGTGCCGCAGTACCAGCCGATCGTGCCGGAGCGGTACCTGCTGGCCGGCACCGGCTTCGACGCAGCGGCGGTGGTCGCCGCCGGTGATGCCGGGCAGCGACAGCGGATAGCCGACGTCACCGGCGGCACGCCCGACGATCTGCCGCAGCCGGCCGTACTCACCACCTGGTCGGCGCACCGCGAGGCGCTGGAACGCACCGGCGCCAACGGACTGCTGACCCTGGTCTTCACGCTCGGCACCCTCGGGGCCGTCGCGTTGGCGCTGGTGACCGTCGGGTTGGCGGTGCTCGCGGGTTCGACCGCCCGGGGTCGGACCCTGTCCCGGCTGCGCACCATGGGGCTGTCCAACCGGCAGGGTCGGCTGCTGCTGATCTACGAACTCGTCCCGGTGGTCGGCGCGGCGGCGCTCGCCGGCGGCGCCGTCGGCGTGGCCCTGCCCCGACTGCTCGGGCCGGCGCTGGGCCTGACCGCCTTCACCGCCGGTGTGTCCGCGCCACCGCGCTTCGACCCGCTGGTGATCGCCGGTGTGCTGGCGACCGTCGCTGCCGGCCTCGTGGCGGCCCTCATGCTCGACAATCTGGTGCACCGCAACGCCCGGCTCGGCCGGGTGCTGCGGGTGGGAGGAGAAGACCGTTGA
- a CDS encoding ABC transporter ATP-binding protein encodes MDRLGGHIVCEGLVRIFKADGIEVVALQGLDLSVDRGELLAIVGASGSGKSTLLNILSGLDVPTAGVARVAGVDLLGMSAATRLRYRRRTVGFVWQQTSRNLLPYLTARENVQLPMSLARRARGRTARARADELLELVGVAHRADQRPEQLSGGEQQRCAVAVAVANDPEVLFADEPTGELDEDTAEEVFAALRAINAELGVTIVVVTHDRNVAGQVRRTVAIRDGRTASEVRRSARVGRDGITETVTEEYAVLDRSGRLQLPAPFVDALALRDRVRLNLAPDHVEVRPGDPTAGADVVEEAR; translated from the coding sequence ATGGACCGGCTCGGCGGACACATCGTCTGCGAGGGCCTGGTCCGGATCTTCAAGGCCGACGGCATCGAGGTCGTCGCCCTGCAGGGTCTGGACCTGTCGGTCGACCGGGGCGAACTGCTGGCCATCGTCGGTGCCTCCGGCTCCGGCAAGTCGACGCTGCTGAACATTCTGTCCGGGCTGGACGTGCCGACCGCCGGGGTCGCCCGGGTCGCCGGGGTGGATCTGCTCGGCATGTCGGCGGCGACCCGGCTGCGGTACCGGCGGCGTACCGTCGGGTTCGTCTGGCAGCAGACCAGCCGGAACCTGCTGCCGTACCTGACCGCCCGGGAGAACGTCCAACTACCGATGTCGCTGGCCCGTCGTGCCCGTGGCCGCACCGCCCGCGCCCGGGCCGACGAGCTGTTGGAGCTGGTCGGGGTCGCGCACCGCGCCGACCAACGGCCCGAGCAGCTCAGCGGCGGCGAACAGCAGCGGTGTGCGGTGGCGGTCGCGGTCGCCAACGACCCGGAGGTGCTCTTCGCCGACGAACCGACCGGCGAGCTCGACGAGGACACCGCCGAGGAGGTCTTCGCCGCGCTTCGCGCGATCAACGCCGAGTTGGGCGTCACCATCGTCGTGGTCACCCATGACCGCAACGTCGCCGGCCAGGTCCGCCGGACGGTCGCGATCCGCGACGGTCGGACCGCCTCCGAGGTACGCAGGTCCGCCCGCGTCGGCCGCGACGGGATCACCGAAACCGTGACCGAGGAGTACGCCGTGCTGGACCGCAGCGGGCGGCTGCAGTTGCCGGCCCCCTTCGTCGACGCCCTCGCGCTGCGCGACCGGGTACGGCTGAACCTGGCGCCCGACCATGTCGAGGTCCGACCCGGTGACCCGACCGCCGGTGCCGATGTCGTGGAGGAGGCACGATGA
- a CDS encoding ABC transporter ATP-binding protein has product MTDEVVRVDGLSRDFHGGGRVVHALRDVSLRAGRGELIAVQGRSGAGKTTLLNLIGGLDQPTAGTVWVAGREVSTAGEGELSELRRSTIGFVFQSFGLIPILSAAENVGVPMRLAKVPYAEREQRVAMLLELIGLGGQAKQRPYELSGGQQQRVAIARALANDPPLLIADEPTGQLDSETGRSIMDLVRSLVRARGMTALVATHDPALIDLADRVVSLRDGALIDPASTGRAAEGAVR; this is encoded by the coding sequence ATGACCGACGAGGTGGTCCGGGTCGACGGGCTGAGCAGGGACTTCCACGGTGGCGGCCGGGTGGTGCACGCGTTGCGCGACGTGTCGCTGCGGGCGGGACGGGGCGAGCTGATCGCCGTACAGGGCCGGTCGGGGGCGGGCAAGACGACGCTGCTGAACCTGATCGGCGGGCTCGACCAGCCGACGGCCGGCACGGTGTGGGTCGCCGGTCGGGAGGTGTCCACCGCCGGTGAGGGGGAACTGTCGGAACTGCGCCGATCCACCATCGGCTTCGTCTTCCAGTCGTTCGGGCTGATCCCGATCCTGTCGGCGGCGGAGAACGTCGGGGTGCCGATGCGGCTGGCGAAGGTGCCGTACGCCGAACGCGAGCAACGGGTCGCGATGTTGTTGGAGCTGATCGGGCTGGGCGGCCAGGCGAAGCAGCGGCCGTACGAGTTGTCCGGCGGTCAGCAGCAGCGGGTGGCGATCGCCCGGGCGCTGGCCAACGACCCGCCGCTGCTGATAGCCGACGAGCCGACCGGTCAGCTCGACTCCGAAACCGGGCGGTCGATCATGGATCTGGTCCGGTCGCTGGTCCGGGCCCGCGGCATGACCGCCCTGGTCGCCACCCATGACCCGGCGCTGATCGACCTCGCCGACCGGGTCGTCTCGCTGCGCGACGGCGCTCTGATCGACCCGGCCTCGACCGGTCGAGCAGCCGAGGGTGCTGTTCGGTAA
- a CDS encoding ATP-dependent 6-phosphofructokinase encodes MVDESARLRIRTLGGCLFDSPLARLLLGRNTSWHYVDESDRVLLDDTVGMLTGRGVPIDELPSLEPGGPRQKIFFDPTRTRVGIVTCGGLCPGLNNVIRALVLELTTGYGVHQIVGFRNGYQGLVARHRHPVVPLTPAVVDRIDESGGTILGTSRGNQDPEEIADTLDRLGIDILFVIGGDGSMRGASRITEVLARRGRPVAVVGVPKTIDNDIPYIDQSFGFQTAVAHATEVIRAAHVEATAFPGGIGLVQLMGRHSGFIACYAALATHDADFVLVPEVPFALDGPGGFLAHLRRRVADRGHATIVAAEGAGQEHLAGEPAGHDASGNLRLHDFGRYLRQRIVEDFASAGVEASLKYIDPSYTIRGVPANPYDSVYCIRLAHAAVHAAMAGRTDLVVGRWRGRFVHVPMPLVVSTRNQVDPRGDLWLSVLEATGQPPLIA; translated from the coding sequence ATGGTCGACGAGTCGGCGCGGCTGCGGATCCGGACGCTGGGCGGGTGCCTGTTCGACTCGCCACTGGCCCGGCTGCTGCTCGGTCGCAACACCAGTTGGCACTACGTCGACGAGTCCGACCGGGTGCTGCTCGACGACACCGTCGGGATGCTCACCGGCCGGGGTGTGCCCATCGACGAGCTGCCCAGCCTCGAACCGGGCGGACCACGGCAGAAGATCTTCTTCGATCCGACCCGGACCCGGGTCGGGATCGTCACCTGTGGCGGGCTCTGCCCTGGTCTGAACAACGTCATCCGGGCGCTGGTGCTGGAGCTGACCACCGGCTACGGCGTACATCAGATCGTCGGCTTCCGCAACGGCTACCAGGGCCTGGTCGCCCGGCACCGCCACCCGGTGGTGCCGCTGACCCCGGCGGTCGTCGACCGGATCGACGAGTCCGGCGGCACCATCCTCGGCACGTCCCGGGGCAACCAGGATCCGGAGGAGATCGCCGACACCCTCGACCGGCTCGGCATCGACATCCTGTTCGTGATCGGTGGCGACGGCTCGATGCGTGGCGCGTCGCGGATCACCGAGGTGCTCGCCCGGCGGGGTCGGCCGGTCGCCGTGGTCGGGGTGCCGAAGACGATCGACAACGACATCCCGTACATCGATCAGAGCTTTGGTTTTCAGACGGCCGTCGCACACGCGACCGAGGTGATCCGGGCCGCCCACGTGGAAGCCACCGCGTTCCCCGGCGGCATCGGTCTGGTGCAGTTGATGGGTCGACACAGCGGTTTCATCGCCTGCTACGCGGCGCTGGCCACCCACGACGCCGACTTCGTCCTGGTGCCCGAGGTGCCGTTCGCCCTGGACGGACCGGGTGGCTTCCTGGCGCACCTGCGCCGTCGGGTCGCCGACCGGGGGCACGCGACGATCGTCGCCGCCGAGGGTGCCGGGCAGGAGCACCTGGCCGGTGAGCCGGCCGGCCACGACGCCTCCGGCAACCTACGGCTGCACGACTTCGGGCGGTATCTGCGCCAGCGGATCGTCGAGGACTTCGCCAGCGCCGGGGTCGAGGCGAGTTTGAAGTACATCGATCCGAGCTACACCATCCGTGGGGTGCCGGCCAACCCGTACGACAGCGTCTACTGCATCCGGCTGGCGCACGCGGCCGTGCACGCGGCGATGGCCGGCCGGACCGACCTGGTGGTGGGTCGGTGGCGGGGCAGGTTCGTCCACGTGCCGATGCCGCTGGTGGTGAGCACCCGCAACCAGGTCGACCCGCGCGGCGACCTGTGGCTGTCGGTCCTGGAGGCCACCGGCCAGCCGCCGTTGATCGCCTGA
- a CDS encoding SAM-dependent methyltransferase, whose translation MVESSPLADGRIAKLDTNVSHSARLWNHLLGGKDNFAVDREAAEQVLAFLPELVQSARFNRQFLGRAVRHLAGEVGIRQFLDIGTGLPSADNTHEVAQALAPESRIVYVDNDPLVLVHARALLTSRPEGATDYLDADIRDPEKILAAARGTLDFDQPIAIMLLGILNFVVDDDEAYRIVRRLGEAVPPGSHLVISHPTREVNAEAVDRAVHLWNEGGSAPMAVRAPAEIARFFEGFTLLEPGLVTCSQWRPDGNDTTPCSEYAAVAVKDV comes from the coding sequence GTGGTGGAGTCGTCGCCCCTTGCCGACGGTCGGATCGCCAAGCTCGACACCAACGTGTCCCACTCGGCGCGGCTGTGGAACCACCTGCTCGGTGGGAAGGACAACTTCGCCGTCGACCGGGAGGCGGCCGAGCAGGTGCTCGCCTTCCTGCCGGAGTTGGTCCAGTCGGCCCGCTTCAACCGGCAGTTCCTCGGCCGGGCCGTCCGGCACCTGGCCGGTGAGGTCGGCATCCGCCAGTTCCTCGACATCGGCACCGGCCTGCCGTCGGCCGACAACACCCACGAGGTGGCCCAGGCGCTGGCCCCGGAATCCCGGATCGTGTACGTCGACAACGACCCGCTGGTCCTGGTGCACGCCCGGGCCCTGCTGACCAGCCGTCCCGAGGGGGCCACCGACTACCTCGACGCGGACATCCGGGACCCGGAGAAGATCCTGGCCGCCGCCCGGGGCACCCTCGACTTCGACCAGCCGATCGCGATCATGCTGCTCGGCATCCTCAACTTCGTGGTCGACGACGACGAGGCGTACCGGATCGTGCGGCGGCTGGGCGAGGCCGTGCCGCCCGGTAGCCACCTGGTGATCTCCCATCCCACCCGGGAAGTCAACGCGGAGGCGGTGGACCGGGCCGTGCACCTGTGGAACGAGGGCGGCTCCGCCCCGATGGCGGTCCGCGCCCCGGCCGAGATCGCCCGCTTCTTCGAGGGCTTCACACTGCTCGAACCGGGCCTGGTCACCTGCTCCCAGTGGCGCCCGGACGGCAACGACACCACCCCGTGCTCCGAGTACGCCGCCGTCGCGGTCAAGGACGTGTGA
- a CDS encoding DUF3237 family protein, with protein sequence MRIAHGRHLLAGAIAVAFAVTVGGIATSAHAATGCRVTYTISSQWPGGFGANVAVTNLGDPLSGWWLTWSFAAGQQVTQLWNGSVSQAGAQVTVTNAAWNGTLATGASASFGFNGSWNATNPAPADFALNGTPCTGSTVPSSSPSGPNTPTPSATPTPSPTPSVPSSPTPSATPSDPEPTIVPDPSWTCGMPTGIVPPTRGRLVLRIAAQLGAVREVGATQYGQRRILDVTGGSFVGDRLSGTVLTGGLDLELTLTNGSVEVEEINVLRASDGTLIYLRSCGVAPTGDSTVRIVPDFEAPNASPYAWLNTGTFAGTRVVDTATNTLELAVYDVSGVSPAEPRIQLRDPAGLPNQLWNCATGSGTRGATVFTASVTLGSSLAVGASKRGNRNIIPITGGTTSGRVTGSILAGGADYQLSGSTTTLDARYTLSTNDRELILVRNCGQFGRLVPTFEARAAGPYAFLNANTWLSSDPGIAPGGVSITFYERR encoded by the coding sequence ATGAGGATCGCTCACGGTCGGCACCTGCTCGCGGGAGCGATCGCCGTCGCCTTCGCCGTCACGGTCGGCGGGATCGCCACCTCGGCGCACGCCGCCACGGGATGCCGAGTGACCTACACGATCTCCAGCCAGTGGCCCGGCGGTTTCGGCGCCAACGTTGCCGTCACCAACCTCGGCGACCCGCTCAGCGGCTGGTGGCTGACCTGGTCATTCGCCGCCGGACAACAGGTCACGCAGCTCTGGAACGGCTCCGTCAGTCAGGCTGGCGCCCAGGTCACCGTCACCAACGCCGCCTGGAACGGCACCCTGGCCACCGGAGCGAGCGCATCGTTCGGATTCAACGGGTCGTGGAACGCCACCAATCCGGCGCCCGCCGACTTCGCGCTCAACGGCACACCGTGCACCGGTAGTACGGTCCCGTCCAGCTCGCCGTCCGGGCCGAACACGCCAACACCGAGCGCCACGCCAACACCGAGCCCGACCCCGTCGGTGCCTAGCTCGCCCACCCCTAGCGCGACGCCCAGCGACCCGGAGCCGACGATCGTGCCCGACCCGTCCTGGACGTGCGGAATGCCCACCGGCATCGTGCCACCGACGCGCGGCCGGCTCGTCCTGCGCATCGCTGCCCAGCTCGGCGCCGTCCGCGAGGTGGGCGCGACCCAGTACGGCCAGCGCCGCATCCTCGACGTGACGGGCGGCTCGTTCGTCGGGGACCGGCTCAGCGGCACCGTCCTCACCGGCGGACTCGACCTGGAACTCACGCTCACCAATGGTTCGGTCGAGGTCGAGGAGATCAACGTCCTGCGCGCCAGCGACGGCACCCTCATCTATCTCCGTAGCTGCGGGGTGGCACCGACCGGCGACTCCACGGTCCGGATCGTGCCCGACTTCGAGGCACCGAACGCGAGTCCGTACGCCTGGCTGAACACCGGGACGTTCGCCGGTACCCGGGTGGTCGACACCGCGACGAACACCCTCGAACTCGCCGTCTACGACGTCTCCGGCGTGTCCCCGGCCGAGCCACGGATTCAGCTCCGGGATCCGGCGGGACTGCCCAACCAGCTCTGGAACTGCGCGACGGGCAGTGGAACGAGGGGTGCCACCGTGTTCACCGCATCGGTCACCCTCGGCTCCAGCCTCGCCGTCGGTGCCAGCAAGCGCGGAAACCGCAACATCATCCCCATCACCGGCGGTACGACCAGCGGCCGGGTGACCGGATCGATCCTCGCCGGAGGAGCGGACTACCAGTTGAGCGGATCAACCACGACGCTGGACGCCCGGTACACCTTGTCGACCAACGACCGCGAGTTGATCCTGGTCCGCAACTGCGGGCAGTTCGGCCGGCTGGTGCCGACCTTCGAGGCCCGTGCGGCCGGTCCGTACGCCTTCCTCAACGCGAACACCTGGCTGAGTTCCGACCCGGGCATCGCGCCGGGTGGGGTGAGCATCACCTTCTACGAACGCCGGTAG
- a CDS encoding DUF1963 domain-containing protein, translated as MSTTKGAAHGRRGERQAGHQVAWAMDHQGQFRRAALELAIPDDEVSRFTRHLRLAVRLSGSSDGVAVGQFGGLPRLPVDMDWPLAGVSPLPFIFSVDCAMLPRIDDSGLPADGSLLFFLDHEKDHLAAATGERRYAKVVHVPAGVDTQVAQEPTNYQANGEQYDVGATLLAQLPDWFGTDEDEDDLSPFQQQLARDLERDLPHLDELRALAYDLWPPDEGLASACIGGYVDDEVITSIAEQTLAGREKAGEIVIPVAKWYTHVEQEKHRLTSEWLSLASFPLVDTYYYGSFVIRHDDLTAHRLENAFSVTEFSE; from the coding sequence GTGTCGACCACCAAGGGAGCCGCGCACGGCCGCCGAGGTGAACGGCAGGCCGGTCACCAGGTAGCCTGGGCCATGGACCATCAGGGGCAGTTTCGGCGCGCAGCGCTCGAGTTGGCCATCCCGGACGACGAGGTCAGCAGGTTCACCAGGCACCTGCGCCTAGCGGTCCGGTTGAGCGGGAGTTCCGACGGCGTTGCGGTCGGCCAGTTCGGCGGGTTGCCCCGGCTGCCGGTGGACATGGACTGGCCGCTCGCCGGGGTCAGTCCATTGCCGTTCATCTTCTCCGTCGACTGTGCGATGTTGCCGAGAATCGACGACTCCGGCCTACCGGCAGACGGCTCGCTGCTCTTCTTCCTGGACCACGAAAAGGACCACCTGGCCGCCGCCACCGGGGAGCGCAGGTACGCGAAGGTCGTTCACGTACCGGCCGGCGTCGACACCCAGGTGGCGCAAGAGCCCACCAACTACCAGGCCAACGGCGAGCAGTACGACGTCGGAGCCACGCTCCTCGCGCAACTGCCCGACTGGTTCGGGACGGACGAGGACGAGGACGATCTGTCGCCCTTCCAGCAGCAGTTGGCCCGTGACCTGGAGCGCGACCTGCCACACCTCGATGAACTCCGCGCTCTGGCCTACGACCTCTGGCCGCCCGACGAGGGACTCGCCAGCGCCTGTATCGGCGGGTACGTCGACGATGAGGTGATCACGAGCATCGCGGAGCAGACCCTCGCGGGGCGCGAGAAGGCCGGCGAGATCGTCATCCCGGTGGCAAAGTGGTACACCCATGTGGAGCAGGAGAAGCACCGGCTGACGAGTGAGTGGTTGTCGCTCGCCAGCTTTCCCCTGGTCGACACGTACTACTACGGGAGTTTTGTTATCCGCCACGACGACCTGACCGCTCATCGACTGGAGAATGCGTTCTCGGTCACCGAGTTCAGCGAGTAG
- a CDS encoding phosphotransferase enzyme family protein: protein MRVTHSLLHTGDLAQLVEREYAITAPVKVSLLKRGFNDTYLVTDVEGGRRVLRVYNREKYWIRSESDLRFELELLEHLAGAGLGVIRPHQRTAGDQLGRLMAPEGERCFALFTHAPGTPVHEGTLTAEQWREFGAGIGRMHLEMDAFLTSHDRYHLDERILVERPLASLAPYAGSGRAATDLAELGKLGERLTGGIQRLRAIGGAWGIIHADLHQGNTHIDGDGRFVTFDFDHCGFGLRAYDLVSLYHGPDSPQADRERWSAVLTGYQQIRPLSRSEVASFPVLAACRALWDIGDWLGAANRTGDAWVTEAVIAKLLTDVRKAESDRSHDWQ from the coding sequence ATGCGCGTGACCCACTCGCTCCTCCACACCGGGGACCTCGCCCAGCTCGTGGAACGGGAGTACGCCATCACAGCGCCCGTCAAGGTGAGCTTGCTGAAGCGCGGCTTCAACGACACCTACCTCGTCACCGACGTCGAGGGAGGTCGCCGCGTGCTGCGGGTCTACAACCGAGAAAAGTACTGGATCCGTTCGGAGTCCGACCTTCGCTTCGAGCTCGAACTGCTCGAACACCTGGCCGGGGCGGGGCTGGGCGTCATCCGCCCGCACCAGCGGACCGCCGGCGACCAGCTCGGCCGGCTGATGGCACCAGAAGGCGAACGATGCTTCGCCCTGTTCACCCACGCACCCGGCACGCCCGTGCACGAAGGCACGCTGACCGCCGAGCAATGGCGCGAGTTCGGCGCCGGCATCGGCCGGATGCATCTGGAGATGGACGCCTTCCTCACCAGCCACGACCGCTACCACCTTGACGAACGCATCCTCGTCGAACGGCCGCTGGCCAGCCTGGCACCCTATGCCGGCTCGGGCCGGGCCGCGACGGACCTCGCCGAACTCGGCAAGCTCGGCGAGCGACTGACCGGCGGGATCCAGCGGCTCCGAGCGATCGGCGGTGCTTGGGGAATCATCCATGCGGACCTGCACCAGGGCAACACCCACATCGACGGCGACGGGCGGTTCGTCACGTTCGACTTCGACCACTGCGGGTTCGGATTACGCGCGTACGACCTGGTATCGCTCTATCACGGGCCCGATTCGCCGCAGGCGGATCGCGAACGCTGGTCAGCGGTCCTCACCGGCTACCAGCAGATCCGTCCGCTGAGCCGGAGCGAGGTGGCTTCCTTCCCCGTACTGGCAGCCTGCCGGGCGCTGTGGGACATCGGTGATTGGCTGGGTGCCGCCAACCGCACCGGCGACGCCTGGGTGACCGAAGCGGTGATCGCCAAGCTGCTGACGGACGTCCGCAAAGCCGAATCCGACCGATCCCACGACTGGCAATGA
- a CDS encoding TetR/AcrR family transcriptional regulator, whose product MTRRSAEVRLDSLLRTACQVIVERGLANTRTADVAEAAGVSQALVFYHFATKERLLAEAFAYAAEQDLARLDAVVRSAADPLEKLKKIIRLYAPTGRSKSWTLWIDGWSESLRTPALNRVCRNLDLRWKEALTGVIASGCADGTFDCPDPKGAAWRINALIDGLAVQAAIHDRGVTRRQLTDWIRLAVAREIGREPAELG is encoded by the coding sequence GTGACAAGACGATCGGCCGAGGTACGCCTCGACTCGCTGCTGCGCACCGCCTGCCAGGTGATCGTGGAGCGTGGTCTGGCCAACACCCGTACCGCAGACGTGGCGGAGGCAGCGGGAGTCAGCCAGGCGCTGGTCTTCTACCATTTCGCCACCAAGGAGCGGCTTCTCGCCGAGGCGTTCGCCTACGCGGCCGAACAGGATCTGGCGCGGCTCGACGCCGTCGTGCGGTCCGCGGCGGACCCGCTGGAGAAGCTCAAGAAGATCATCCGGCTGTACGCGCCGACGGGCAGGTCGAAGTCGTGGACGCTCTGGATCGACGGATGGTCCGAGTCGCTGCGGACCCCCGCGTTGAACCGGGTCTGCCGCAACCTCGACCTGCGCTGGAAGGAGGCGCTGACCGGGGTGATCGCCAGCGGGTGCGCCGACGGCACCTTCGACTGCCCCGATCCCAAGGGCGCGGCGTGGCGGATCAACGCCCTGATCGACGGGCTGGCCGTCCAAGCGGCGATCCACGACCGAGGGGTGACCCGCCGGCAGCTCACCGACTGGATCCGACTGGCCGTGGCCCGGGAGATCGGGCGGGAGCCGGCGGAACTCGGCTGA